From a single Anas acuta chromosome 16, bAnaAcu1.1, whole genome shotgun sequence genomic region:
- the FNDC11 gene encoding LOW QUALITY PROTEIN: fibronectin type III domain-containing protein 11 (The sequence of the model RefSeq protein was modified relative to this genomic sequence to represent the inferred CDS: deleted 2 bases in 1 codon) has protein sequence MATATAYCGQPGRGCRPGQAGTGPLGTEEVGRDSLAGQGKVDIPEIGQANFGIMNVNPNGFGTSLESTVRSKEEQDNAILNMYMERKSLVLQFLQSNLSPQLLEHHQKKLELLKKCYYYMEVMPPHIVMRDENRALISTDVFQIIDSWRLERMKKVARTQTEIQLVLLTDLLEQLQRGQEELVCYTETSDVITFLSKWDSVVQKMSVLSKLMNKVLSLQVPGKLHAKHRLVSHADIKGTRIPNIKLFLTTKMPVVFDRKESVAYKNWAHLKWFTENQESSPEQYELHFRLLKDGTQTELGQRGIVATSSNTCVVFDLLPDRSYEFTIRRAETYTLVYETWHDTITLTTASSAEDSSTCEPELADKKGLLIFST, from the exons ATGGCAACCGCCACGGCCTACTGCGGACAGCCAGGCCGCGGGTGCAGGCCAGGCCAGGCTGGGACGGGGCCACTGGGGACTGAAGAAGTGGGACGGGACTCCTTA GCTGGTCAAGGTAAAGTGGACATCCCTGAGATAGGGCAAG CAAATTTTGGAATCATGAATGTGAATCCAAATGGATTTGGAACCAGTTTGGAAAGCACTGTGCGCAGCAAAGAGGAACAAGACAATGCTATCTTGAACATGTACATGGAGAGAAAAAGCCTTGTTCTACAATTCCTGCAGTCTAACCTGAGCCCCCAGCTCCTTGAGCATCATCAGAAGAAACTTGAGCTTCTGAAGAAGTGTTACTACTATATGGAGGTTATGCCCCCACACATAGTCATGAGAGACGAGAACCGTGCATTGATTTCCACTGATGTCTTCCAAATAATCGACTCCTGGAGACTGGAGAGGATGAAGAAGGTCGCAAGAACCCAGACTGAAATCCAGCTGGTACTTTTAACTGACCTGTTAGAACAGCTGCAACGAGGTCAGGAGGAGCTGGTCTGCTACACAGAGACAAGCGACGTGATAACTTTCCTCTCCAAATGGGACTCGGTTGTGCAGAAGATGTCAGTTCTCTCTAAGCTGATGAACAAAGTCCTTTCCCTGCAAGTCCCAGGAAAGCTCCACGCCAAGCACCGTTTGGTGTCACATGCAGACATCAAAGGTACCAGAATCCCAAACATTAAGCTTTTTCTCACTACAAAGATGCCGGTGGTGTTTGATCGAAAAGAATCGGTTGCTTACAAGAACTGGGCCCATCTCAAATGGTTTACTGAAAATCAGGAGTCATCCCCTGAGCAGTATGAGCTGCATTTTAGGTTACTGAAGGATGGAACTCAGACGGAATTGGGACAAAGGGGGATTGTTGCCACCAGCTCCAACACATGTGTCGTCTTTGATCTGCTGCCTGACAGATCATACGAATTCACAATCAGAAGAGCAGAGACCTACACACTTGTCTATGAAACATGGCATGACACCATTACACTGACGACAGCGAGCTCAGCTGAAGACAGCAGCACCTGTGAACCAGAACTAGCTGACAAAAAGGGTTTACtcattttttccacttga